Below is a genomic region from Triticum dicoccoides isolate Atlit2015 ecotype Zavitan chromosome 5A, WEW_v2.0, whole genome shotgun sequence.
TTTAGTACAAGTTGTACTAAaccagcgacaattaatatggattggagggagtagttGTCAACTGTCCTAATATTGCCATCGATTGACATGTTGGTCTGTTAGATGAAATGTCACATAGGCCAAACGCATTTTTGCAGACATGAATGGTGAAATAGTCTATTTCAAATAGAGCAGGAAATTACTGGAAAATGTAGTTGATGAGGTGAATTACTAGGATATACCTCTCGGAAGTCGTAGACGTCTTGGTCAGGGTCGGGCACCTTGCGGATGAAGAAGTCGCAGTGAAGCAGGCGAATCTTGTGGAACTCATCTTCGTCGACGGTGTAGTCGACGACGGTGTCGGAGGCGGACGCCCCAGTGGACACGAAGCTCTCAGCCGCGACCATGGCGATGTCCCCCTCCCCTTCCTCGCCTCCGCTGCCAACCCCGGAGAGCTGCGGCCGAGGCTTGACGGGGGCGAGGAGGCGGTCGTAGTCGACGTCGTAGTCCTGCTCGTTGTCGAGGTCGTCGTCGTCCCCCACACCGTCGTCTCCGTCGAGGTCAAAGTCGCCCGCATCGCCGAAGTCGTCGTCCATGTCGCCGTCACCGTACGCCGCCGAGATGTCACGCTGCCGCCGGCCCTGCCTgtgggggaggaggaggggcgctggggtggtgaggagggagagggagagggagtgagcAGGAGAGAGCTTGAAGGTGGAGGTGGGGTTTAGGGTTTTGGAGAGCAGAGAGGGGAATGGATAGGGAGAGGCAGTCGCGAGCGGAGTGGTCGCCATTAGCGCGAGAAGGTTTTGCACTCTCGCCACTGTCCACCCACCGTATGCGACTTAAAATGGGAAAATAAACATCCTGAAATCTAAAAAGTGGCCGCGCACTTTTTGGTTGAACCGAGCGGCCGGCTCTCACAGTGCATTCATGTGGTAATTTATTTGTCTGCTAGTGCATGTAGGCGTGGCATTAAATACGTTCACACTGCTCCTTTAGTTTAAGAAAGACAGATCCATCTGCATTTATTCGggtttttaaaaattcaaaaagctatatctttcaaaccgcgcgtcggaattcaaatctgttttcaccattgaaatcctcgcgacgagatctttgaaactagatcccgcatgggtatATTTTGACGAATTTTTTTCGATGCCAACTTTGGAGCTATATAGTGCAACTCTATTACTGCATTGTGCAACTTTATTACTACATCGTGTAACTTTTTTCCAAAACTAATGTTTGGAGCTGCGCCTTCGTATGAGGTTACAACCTAGCAACCACGACAACTTTGATGTGCGACTAGTCTATTGCCTCGACGAAAGTCGATGTGCAACCTcctcttgtaatgtagtctagtcgcacacacattgatgtttagttggcttgtaatgtagtctagttgcacatacattgatatttagttggtttgtaatgtagtctagttgcacacacattgatgtttagttggcagaaagACTTATTGCACACGCATATGcttagttggcttgtaatttagtctagttgcacacacactgatgtttagttggcagaacactagttgcacatacatatgctcagttggcgtggcaatctagtctagttgcacacacattgatgtttagttggcaggacttttttggcacacacacatatgctcaattggcgcggcaatctagtctagttgcacacacattgatgtttagttggcaggaagactagttcgtCGAAACATCCCCATGCGGGATATAGTTTTGAAGAGCACGTTGCGAGGATTCCagtggtgaaaacggatcttaattcCGACGCGCGGTTTGGAAGATATAGttttttaaaaatttaaaaactgaaatAAATGCATATGTGATCTGTTTTTTCCAACTGATTGTGACCGATGTGAATGTATTAAATGCTAAAAGATACATGCGCTAGCGGAcaaaaattacacacatgcatgtcTATGCAGAGCAGACGCTAGCGGATAAAAGAATTTCTATTTTAGGCCGGCCGCTCGCGCATGCCAGCGAGCAGCCGACCGCTACGTAGACTCGTCCAATAAACATTTTGTACTCGAGCgttttttttcatggtaatacgttttcataacttgtaaacactgatctGACGAAACTAAAAAGACAATATAAAGCTAGCATTTGCACAAAAAAAATGACCTCCAACTTACGCGCTTATTATAACATTCGTTTATCATAGCCGTCCCTAAATTAAGAAATGCTCCACTAAATACAGAAATACATCACATCTATGGTCCTTCATACGGTTATGTGTACTCTGGAACGATGCAGCTTTGCCACATACCCCTCCCCTCCCCCACACATGTTCGATGCACAACTTGCGAAAAGACCCATCTATTTCCATAATCCTGTCGCACCCCACGACAGCCGATGGTTGTACCTTTGCGATATGGCCTCTACTGACATCGCAAATCCATTCGAGCCATGTGCCACCCGAAACGCCTCTTCCCTCATCCTCGAGGACTACGACGTCCTGCGGCGGTGCGACGTGATCATCATTGTGGCGTCGACCGAAGAGGCTAGTGAGCAATTAATTGTGTTCGGACGATTTTCTATACTAAATTCAAGTTTAATTCGAGCTCATTTGCCTACTCGGAATTGTAGGGTTTCAGTCCGCTGTGTTGAAGCTTTGTTTTTTCCTCGGTTTACGGATGAAGGCACTGGTTTCTACATTGTAGAGTTAGTGCATTACGTTTTTTTTGTATAATGGAGCGAGTAGGTCTTATCTCTTATATGAATGGAAAGGTCTTTTATGATTTCCATGATGCTAGGAAAatttgcatgtcagatattgtatgaCTTAGTAGAGGATTTGGAGTACGAGAGGGGAGGAAGAATAAATATATGTTCGTTGCTCCCTGGAGTGCAAATCAATGAGCATGGACTTAAATTGATTGCACAAAACAATGACAACAACTGCATTATACGACTGGTTAAAGAGGGGCACATATTATCTAAAGTTCGGACTTGATCATTTAGACTAACTTGATCATTTAGACAACATGTGCGTGTGTAAGGGCAGTCATGGAACAGAGGGGGTGAATTGGATATTTTGAAAATTATTTCAAATAAAATGAACTAATCGAAGTTTAACGGAGACAAAATGGACGGACAAATACTACAATGAAGACTAACTACACAGACAACAAAGTACTTAGCAGACATACACACTAACATGTTGAAGACAAAAGCAGAAGCATGGACGCATGGAGCATAGCGATGACTAAACTAGGCATAGCTCATGCCGCGGAATAGAAAGGGATACATCAAAGTCTTCGCAATAGAGAACATAAAGGGAGCAAGATCTTCGGAATACAAAGTACAAAAGTAAATTGAGTGCGAGGAAATAGAACCTGAAGGCTTGGTGAAGAGAAATTTGTTCCCCTTGTTCAAGTTACTGACACAACTCTATGTTTGATTGGAGGGTAACTAAGCCTCCTTTTGATGTTTATAGTGGGCGAAGACTGGTACAAACATAcgtgctactgttggggaacgcggtatttcaaaaaaaatcctacgatcacgcaagatctatctaggagatgcatagcaacgagaggggagagtgtgtctacgtaccctcgtagaccgaaggcggaagcgttgagtaacgcggttgatgtaatcgaacgtctacgcgatccaaccgatcaagtaccgaacgcacgacacctccgcgatctgcacacgttcagctcggtgacatccctcgaactctagatccagctaaggacgagggagagtttcgtcagcacgacggcttgttgacggtgatgatgaagttaccggcgcagggcttcgcctaagcactacgacaatatgaccgaggtggaaatctgtggtggaaggcaccgcgcacggctaagaaatcaacttgtgtgtctatggagtgcccccctcccctgtatataaaggaggggaggagggggccggccggcctcatggGGCACGCCTCAAGGGGGGAATCCaattcctactaggagtaggttcccccctttcctagtccaactaggaggggaaggaaagaggaagagggagagaaggaaagcccccaccccaattcggattgggcttggggggggggcctccacctagctgcctcctcctctcttccactaaggcccatgaaagcCCATTAACcctccagggggttccggtaaactctcggtactccagaaaatgcccgaacctatccaaaacctttccggtgtccaaacataaccttctaatatattaatctttatgtctcgaccatttcgagactcctcgtcatgtccgtgatcacattacaaactccgaacaaccttaggtacatcaaatcacataactcacaacacatatcgtcatcgaacgttaagcgtgcggaccctacgggttcgagaactatgtagacatggccgagactcatctctggtcaataaccaatagcggaacctagatgctcatattggttcctacatattctacgaagatctttatcggtcaaaccacataacaacatatgttgttccctttgtcatcggtatgttacttgcccgagattcgatcgttggtatcatcatacctagttcaatctcatcaccggcaagtctctttacttgttctgtaatgcatcatcctgtaactaactcattaatcacattgcttgcaaggctcatagtgatgtgtattaccgggagggcctagagatacctctccgacaatcggagtgacaaatcctaatctcgatctatgccaactcaacaaacaccatcgaagacacctgtagagcatctttataatcacccaattatgttgtgacgtttgatagcacactaagtgttccttcggtattcgggagttgcataatctcatagtcgtaggaacatgtataagttatggagaaagcaatagcaataaactaaaacggtcatagtgctaagctaatggatgggtctagtccatcacatcattctctaatgatgtgatcccattcatcaaatgacaacacatgtctatggctaggaaacttaaccatctttgattaacgagctagtctagtagaggcatactagggacactctgtttgtctttgtattcacacatgcattaagtttttggttaatacaattctagcatgaacaataaacatttatcatgatataagcaaatataaataataactttattattgcctctagggcatatttccttcagtctcccacttgcactagagtcaataatctagattacagtgtaatgattctaacacccatggagtcttggtgttgatcatgttttgctcgtgagggaggcttagtcaacgggtctgtaacattcaaatccgtatgtatcttgcaaatctctatgtatccttccttgacttgatcgcagatggaattgaagcgtctcttgatgtgcttggttctcttgtgaagtcTAGATTCCTTTGCtagggcaattgcaccagtattgtcacaaaagattttcattggacccgatgcactaggtattacacctagatcggatatgaactccttcatccagactccttcatttgctgctttagaagcagctatgtattccgcttaacacgtagatcccgccacgacgttctatttagaactgcaccaactgacagctcccccattcaataaaaatatgtatccggtttgtgacttagattcatccggatcagtgtcaaagctcgcatcgacgtaaccatttacggcgagctctttgtcacctccataaacgagaaacatatccttagtcctttttaggtatttcaggatgttcttgaccgctgtccagtgatccactc
It encodes:
- the LOC119300967 gene encoding uncharacterized protein LOC119300967, translating into MATTPLATASPYPFPSLLSKTLNPTSTFKLSPAHSLSLSLLTTPAPLLLPHRQGRRQRDISAAYGDGDMDDDFGDAGDFDLDGDDGVGDDDDLDNEQDYDVDYDRLLAPVKPRPQLSGVGSGGEEGEGDIAMVAAESFVSTGASASDTVVDYTVDEDEFHKIRLLHCDFFIRKVPDPDQDVYDFREMYVTPPDTDIYSIPRVLAPMPQKYVRCAKKNFGRYHVSEPPVEHLRDPLYKTEREIMKVFLTKHYRNRRFSDTDFFLDFEEIYVIDSKTRSITRAKVVVNVPEGKKRDRRNDLLLIRDGGESFRITDKSQRDDATTIIQREEWTKSRQDVEKHFRKLRDFDYSNWF